Proteins found in one Takifugu flavidus isolate HTHZ2018 chromosome 7, ASM371156v2, whole genome shotgun sequence genomic segment:
- the ddx10 gene encoding probable ATP-dependent RNA helicase DDX10 translates to MRQRVIACRTCCPQKLVDFKLLFFYFKSSVMEKGNPVSLRKKPEGMNNSDGGNYVRNFEKWKKKYNRKKVQVKRERAQHKKKPEWQVEREYIARLVSRYGDINSKEALKFSDFPISKKTLLGLQGAQYRQPTEIQRQTLGFALLGKDVLGAAKTGSGKTLAFLIPVLECLYRQQWTSVDGLGALIISPTRELAYQTFEVLRKVGKNHEFSAGLVIGGKDLKVESEQIQHTNIIICTPGRLLQHMDQTASFHAANLHMLVLDEADRILDMGFAETLNAIVENLPKTRQTLLFSATQTKSVKDLARLSLKEPEYVWAHEKAKFSTPATLEQSYVVCELHQKVNMLYSFIRNHLKKKIIVFFACCKEVQYLFRVLCRLRPGTPVLALHGKQQQMKRVEVYNDFLRKNTAVLLATDIAARGLDFPAVNWVLQFDCPEDADTYIHRVGRTARYKEGGEALLLLLPSEEKGMLRQLLDKKVPIQKIQVNTEKLQNVQQKLEGFLAQEKEQKERAQRCFISYLRSIYLMKNKEVFDVCQLQIEEYAHSLGLAVAPRVRFLNKALLQKAERTEQTVEEEESDEEEELKSFKVQLKGPENESSDSESVSDDEAGGDEEQVTRPKGQLQGADYEDDLGDADLFTVKRKDVFNLAGTQESLEEAGGESSKKKPSKETKYKEAKKVLKKNFQVNKKVIFNEDDKAVQLWPPVQRAVTEDDEEEDEISGINVEKARERLKREDQEFDKLEYSRKVKAKHRERKMKAKAASREAKKKRQDSGEDEEDEVMAYLARESEEEFDPSTLPDPDKLHSEEEEVEEEGFTKRQRSSGSSDEEEEQNVATFKTKKRRLQKGEEEEQHAALDTGLSLAEDEELVLHLLRGSR, encoded by the exons ATGCGTCAACGAGTCATCGCATGTCGTACATGCTGTCCGCAGAAGCTAGTGGAttttaaacttctttttttttactttaagtCTTCAGTTATGGAGAAAGGGAATCCGGTGTCCCTCAGAAAGAAACCTGAGGGGATGAACAATAGTGACGGTGGCAATTACGTGAGAAACTTCGAGAAATGGAAGAAGAAATACAACAGGAAGAAAGTACAAGTGAAGCGAGAACGAGCGCAGCATAAGAAGAAGCCCGAGTGGCAGGTCGAACGCGAGTATATCGCCAGACTTGTCAGTAGATACGGCGATATAAACTCAAAGGAGGCGCTCAAGTTCTCCGATTTCCCTATTTCAAAGAAAACCCTGTTAGGTCTTCAGGGGGCTCAGTACAGGCAGCCCACCGAGATCCAGAGACAGACTCTCGGCTTTGCTTTGCTCGGGAAAGACGTTCTGGGCGCCGCTAAAACGGGATCTGGGAAGACTTTGGCGTTTTTAATACCTGTCCTGGAATGTCTCTACCGTCAGCAGTGGACCTCTGTGGATGGCCTCGGAGCTCTCATCATTTCTCCCACCAGAGAACTGGCCTATCAGACCTTTGAGGTTCTCCGCAAGGTTGGCAAGAACCACGAATTCTCTGCGGGGCTAGTGATCGGAGGAAAGGACCTCAAGGTCGAGTCAGAACAGATCCAACAcaccaacatcatcatctgCACCCCCGGACGGCTGCTTCAGCACATGGACCAGACGGCCTCCTTCCACGCCGCAAACCTCCACATGTTGGTCCTGGATGAGGCCGACCGCATCCTGGACATGGGCTTCGCAGAAACGCTCAATGCTATCGTGGAGAACCTTCCTAAGACTCGGCAGACGCTGCTGTTCTCTGCCACACAGACCAAATCTGTGAAAGACTTGGCCCGGCTCAGTCTCAAAGAGCCGGAGTACGTGTGGGCCCACGAGAAGGCCAAGTTCAGCACACCTGCCACTCTGGAGCAGAGTTATGTTGTGTGTGAGCTTCATCAGAAGGTCAACATGCTCTACTCCTTCATTAGAAATCACCTCAAGAAAAAGATCATTGTCTTTTTTGCCTGCTGCAAGGAGGTTCAGTACCTTTTCCGGGTCCTCTGCCGCCTCAGACCCGGCACCCCCGTCCTGGCTTTGcatggaaaacagcagcagatgaagagAGTGGAGGTCTACAACGACTTCCTCAGGAAAAACACCGCCGTGCTCCTCGCCACCGACATCGCCGCCAGGGGCCTCGACTTTCCCGCCGTCAACTGGGTGCTGCAGTTCGACTGTCCGGAGGATGCAGACACTTACATCCACCGGGTCGGCCGCACAGCCAGGTACAAGGAGGGCGGGgaggccctgctgctgctgctgccctcagaAGAGAAGGGGATGCTCAGACAGCTGCTGGACAAGAAGGTCCCCATCCAGAAGATCCAG GTGAATACAGAGAAGCTACAGAACGTCCAGCAGAAACTAGAGGGGTTTCTTGCccaggagaaggagcagaaggagcGAGCCCAGAGGTGTTTTATATCCTACCTGCGCTCCATTTACCTGATGAAGAACAAAGAGGTGTTTGATGTCTGTCAGCTTCAGATTGAAGAGTACGCACACTCCTTGGGCCTTGCTGTGGCCCCCAGGGTGCGCTTCTTAAACAAAGCTCTGCTTCAGAAAGCAGAGAGAACGGAGCagacagtggaggaggaggagtctgacgaagaggaagagctgaagagctTTAAGGTCCAGCTGAAAGGACCTGAGAATGAAAGCTCAGACTCTGAGAGTGTAAGTGATGATGAGGCAGGTGGTGATGAAGAACAAGTGACTCGCCCTAAAGGACAACTGCAGGGTGCAGATTATGAAGATGATCTCGGAGATGCAGACCTGTTCACCGTCAAAAGAAAAGATGTCTTCAACCTGGCAGGAACCCAGGAGAGTCTGGAGGAAGCGGGCGGAGAGAGCTCCAAAAAGAAGCCCAGCAAAGAGACCAAATACAAAGAAGCCAAAAAAGTTCTCAAGAAAAACTTCCAAGTCAATAAAAAAGTTATTTTCAATGAGGACGATAAGGCGGTGCAGCTGTGGCCACCAGTCCAGCGGGCAGTGACAGAAGAtgacgaagaggaggatgagattTCTGGTATCAACGTGGAGAAGGCCAGAGAGCGGCTGAAGCGTGAGGACCAGGAGTTTGACAAGCTGGAGTACAGTCGGAAGGTGAAAGCCAAACACAGGGAGCGGAAGATGAAGGCAAAGGCTGCCAGCAGGGAAGCCAAGAAGAAGAGGCAGGACTCTGGtgaggacgaggaggatgaGGTCATGGCATACCTGGCCCGTGAGAGCGAGGAGGAGTTCGATCCAAGCACTCTGCCAGATCCTGACAAACTCcactcagaggaggaagaggtggaggaggaagggttCACTAAAAGACAGcgaagcagcggcagcagtgatgaagaagaggagcagaacgTGGCCACGTTTAAGACGAAGAaaaggaggctgcagaagggtgaagaagaggaacagCACGCGGCCTTGGACACTGGTCTGTCCTTGGCTGAAGATGAGGAGTTAGTCCTGCACCTGCTGAGAGGAAGCAGGTAG